The nucleotide window GTCGGCGGACGCGCAGGACTTCGAGGCGGCGACGCCCGTGGAGGTGCCGACGAGCGCCGAGGATGACTTCAGCGCGCTGGGTGGCGCCGAGGAGCCCGCGGCCGCCGCGCATGAGCCCGAGTCTTCGCTCGAGTCGTCCTTCGCCGACCTCTCCCTGGAGGTCGAGACGACTCCGGACGTCACCGAGACGCCGGTGCTGGAGGCGCAGCCGGTCGAGGAGACCTCGCTCGCGTCCTCCGAGGTGGAGGTCCCCTCTTCCGAGGTCGAGCTGCTCGATGCCTCGGCGGAGAGCGAGCCGGTGCTCGCGGAGGACCACTCGTCGGCGCCCGTGGACGAGGCTTGGGCTTCGGCTCCGCTGGCGGTGGATCCACTGGAGTCCTCGCCGACGGAGGTCGCCGACGCGAACGACATCATCGATGTCGGCGCCATGGAGTCCGCCGAGCCCATCGCGCTCGACTCGGGTGATGTGGCGGAGGAGTTGGTGCTCGAGGCCACGGAGGTGAGCGACGCGGCGCCCTCCACCGTGGAGCTCTCGGGCGGGGACGTCGATGCGGGCACGGCCGCCGAGGAGATCTCGCTCGACGCCTCCGACGTCAGCGAGGTGTCCGCGTCCACGGGTGACACGGAGCCCGCGACGCAGCAGGTGCCCACGCTGGAGGCGACGGACGCCGAGGTGTGGATGGCCTCCACGGCCACGCAGGCGACCTCGGGCGAGGACGGAGCCTCCGAGGTCGAGTCGCCCACGTTCGACGTCGCGGAGGTCGGAGCGGAGGCGGTCTCGACGACACCGCTGCCCTTCAGCTCGAGCACGGTTCCCTCGCTGGAGCTCCGCTCCGTGCAGGTGGGACCCGACCTCCAGGCGGACACCATCGAGGTCGACACGGAGGCCGCGCCCGCCTCGCAGGATGCGTTCGACCTGAGCGGCAGCCCAGAGGAGGCCGTTCCTCTCGCGACCGCGGGAGACTTCCTGGAGCCTGGGCAGTTCACCGCCTCGGCGGAGCGAAGTCTGGACCTTCCGGCCTACGGCGGCACGGAGGAGGACTGGAGCACGCAGCCGAGCGAGCTGGAGCCGCTGGCCAGCAGCGCGGGCATGGCTTCACAGACGGACGGCGCGGGGTGGTCCTCCGGCGAGACGTCGGCCGAGGGTGGTTCCGCGGAGTGGAGCGCGGCGGCGCAGGGCTCGGAGGTCATCGAGCTGCAGCCGGAGTGGGCTTCGGCCAACACCGAGGCCGCGCAGCCCACCTGGGACGCGACGGGTGAGCAGACGGCGGAGGCCGCATCGACCGAGTGGTCGACGTCCGAGGCACAGCCCGAGTGGAGCGCGCCGAGCGAAGGCGCCCCGACGGGAGAGCTCGCGGCGACCTCGTGGTCGGCGGGTGAGGCGGGAGCAGAGGCCACGGCGACCGACGTCGCGGTGGATGCGAACTCGGCCACGTGGAGCGCGTCTGGGACGGAGCAGGCACACGACACGTCGGAGAACACCGCCGCGCAGGCAGAGTGGAGCGCCACGGAAGAGCTCTCTGTGGACGCCGTGCAGACGGATGAGTCCGCGCCCGTGATGGAGTCGCCTGGAGCGCAGCCTGAGTGGGCGGCGACCGAAGAGCTTCCCGCGGACGCCGTGCAGTCCGAATGGTCCGCGTCCTCGACGGAGGCTCCTGCCGCGCAGGCTGAGTGGGCCGCCACGGAAGAGCTTCCTGCGGACGCGGTGCAGGCCGAGTGGTCCGCCACGTCGACGGAGACTCCTGCCGCGCAGGCTGAGTGGGCCGCAGCGGAAGAGCTTCCCGCGGATGCTGTGCAGGCCGAGTGGTCCGCATCTTCGACGGAGACGCCTGCCGCGCAGCCTGAGTGGGCTGCTACAGAAGAGATTCCTGCCGATGCCGTGCAGACCGAGTGGTCTGCCACGTCGGCGGAGACTCCTGTCACGCAGGCAGAGTGGTCTGCCACGGAAGAGCTTCCCGCCGATGCCGTGCAGGCAGAGTGGTCTGCCACGTCGACGGAGACTCCTGCCGCCCAGCCCGAGTGGGCTGCCACAGAAGAGATTCCTGCCGATGCCGTGCAGACCGAGTGGTCTGCCACGTCGGCGGAGACTCCTGTCACGCAGGCAGAGTGGTCTGCCACGGAAGAGCTTCCCGCCGATGCCGTGCAGGCCGAGTGGTCCGCCACGTCGGCGGAGACTCCTGCCGCTCAGTCCGAGTGGGCCGCCACCGAAGAGCTTCCCGCCGATGCCGTGCAGGCCGAGTGGTCCGCGTCCTCGACAGAGGCGACGGCTACTCAGCCCGAGTGGGCGACGACGCCGGAGATTGCCCCGGATGCCGTGCAGGCAGAGCCGTCCTCTTCTTCGACAGAGGTGACTTCCGCGCAGCCCGAGTGGGCCGCGGCGCCTGAGATTGCTCCGGACGCCGTGCAGACGGAGTGGACTGCTTCATCGTCGGAGACGCCTGCCGCGCAGGCTGACTGGGCTGCCGCGGAAGAGCTTCCTGCCGACGCCGTACAGGCCGAGTGGTCTTCGTCCACGTCGGAGACGCCTGCGGCGCAGGCTGACTGGGCCGCCACCGAAGAGCTCCCTGCCGACGCCGTGCAGGCCGAGTGGTCTTCGTCCACGTCGACGGAAACACCTGCTGCCCAGGCTGAGTGGACCGCCACGGAAGAGCTTCCCGCCGATGCCGTGCAGGCCGAGTGGGCTGCCACGTCGACGGAGACTCCTGCCACGCAGGCAGAGTGGTCTGCCACGGAAGAGCTTCCCGCCGATGCCGTGCAGGCAGAGTGGTCTGCCACGGAAGAGCCTCCCGCCGAAGCGGTGCAGGCCGAGTGGTCCGCCACGTCGACGGAGACGCCGGCTGCGCAGCCCGAGTGGGCCGCCACGGAAGAACTCCCCGCGGACGCGGTGCAGTCCGAGTGGTCCGCCACGTCGACGGAGACGCCGGCTGCGCAGCCCGAGTGGGCCGCCACGCCGGAGATTGCCCCGGACGCGGTGCAGACCGAGTGGTCCGCCGCCGAAGAACTTCCCGCGGATGCGGCGCAGACCGAGTGGTCTTCGTCCACGACAGAGGCTCCTGCCGCACAGGCTGAATGGGCCACCACCGAAGAGCTTCCCGCCGACGCCGTGCAGGGCGAGTGGGCTGCCACGTCGACGGAGGCTCCTGCCGCGCAAGCTGAGTGGGCTGCCACGGAAGAGCTTCCCGCCGATGCGGTGCAGGCCGAGTGGGCGGCCACGTCGACCGAGACGCCTGCGGCTCAGTCCGAGTGGGCCGCTGCGGAAGAGCTTCCCGCGGATGCCGTGCAGTCCGAGTGGGCCGCCACGTCGGCGGAGACGCCTGCAGCGCAGTCCGAGTGGGCCGCTGCGGAAGAGCTTCCCGCGGATGCCGTGCAGTCCGAGTGGTCCGCCACGTCGGCGGAGACGCCGGCCGCACAGCCTGAGTGGGCCGCTGCGGAAGAACTTCCTGCGGATGCCGTGCAGTCTGAATGGTCTTCGACGGAGACTCCTGCCGTGCAGCCCGAGTGGGCCGCCGCCGAAGAGCTCCCTGTCGATGCGGTGCAGGCCGAGTGGTCCGCATCTTCGACGGAGGCTCCTGCCGCGCAGCCCGAGTGGTCTGCCACCGAAGAGCTCCCTGCCGATGCCGTGCAGGCCGAGTGGTCCGCCACGTCGACCGAGGCTCCTGTTGCTCAGGCGGAATGGGCCGCGACGCCCGACGCAGCAGCGCAGACCAACTGGTCCGCCACGTCGACCGAGACGCCTGCCACGCAGTCCGAGTGGGCCGCGACCGAAGAGCTTCCCGCGGATGCCGTGCAGTCCGAGTGGGCCTCCACGCCGGAGATTTCTCCAGACGCGGTGCAGACCGACTGGTCTGCCTCGTCGCCTGCCGCGCAGCCCGAGTGGGCCACCACCGAAGAGCTTCCCGCCGATGCCGTGCAGGCCGAGTGGTCCGCGTCCTCGACAGAGGCGACTGCGGCACAGCCGGAGTGGTCCGCAGCGGAGGAACTCCCCGCCGACGCCGTGCAGACCGATTGGTCCGCCAACTCCACGGAGGCACCCTCCGCTCACTCGCAGTGGTCCGCGACGCCGGAGATTGCCGCGGACGCCGTGCAGACCGAGTGGTCCGCGTCGACCGCGGAGGCGCCCACCGCTCAGCCTGAATGGGCTGCCACCGAAGAGCTCCCTGCCGACGCCGTCCAGGCCGAATGGTCCTCGACGGAGACTCCCGCCCCCCAGCCCGAGTGGTCCGCCACCGAAGAGCTCCCGGCCGACGCCGTGCAGTCCGAGTGGTCCTCCGCCCAGGACTCGTCGACCTGGAACAACCCCGAAGCCGCGCAGCCCGAATGGTCCGCCACCGCAGAGCCGTCCAACGCGCAGGCCGAGTGGAGCGAGGCCCCGGTCGACGTGGAGCCGATGGTCGAGCTCTCCGCCTCCGAGCAGGTCCCGGCGGAGCCCATCCAGGCCGAGGACGTCTCCTGGGCCGAGGAGCCGCCCACCGCGCCCGCCTCCTCATGGCAGGCCCAGAACGGCCACGCGTTCGGCGCCCCCGTGACGGACCTCTCCGCCTCCGTCGAGGAAGAGGTCCCCGTCGAGCTCGAGCAGGAACAAGAGCAGGAGCTCGCCGAAATCGAGCTGGTGGAAGAGGCCCCCGAGCCCACGCCGACGCCCGCCACCGCCGTGGCCGCCGCCGCGATGAGCGCGGCCCTGCGCTCGCCCTACCCCGCGCCTCCCGCGCGAGCCACACCCATCGCCACGCCCTCCCTGGCCGCGAGCCCTCAGCCGCTCGCCGCCGTGAGGGAGCCGCTCTTCGCCGCCGCCGTGCCCCTGCACGCCGACTCCATCACCTCGTTCATCGAGGGCGAACACCGCGTCATCATCCACACCGTGGAAGGCCAGGTGAAGCGCGGCACCATCCGCGACGCGGACCTGCTCGACGAGGTCATCTCCCTGGAGCAGCAGAGCGGCTTCGCCCCGGAGCAGATTCCCGGCAAGCGCGTGAAGGCCATCTTCTTCATGCTCCCCGCCGGCGCGCGTCAGCCCCAGGCCGAGGGCCAGAAGATTCGTGTCACCTTCAACGACGGCCGCCAGGTCGCGGGCTTCTCCCAGGACTTCAAGAGCACCACCCCGGGCTTCTTCGTCGTCCCCGCCGACCAGCGCACCAACACCGCGCGCATCTTCATCTACCGCTCCAGCGTGCAGGCCGTCGCCGAGGGCTGAAGCCCTCCCACGAAGTCCACACCCCGAGGGGCCCCACCACCGTTGCGGCCCCTCTTGCATTTCCACGCGCGCCAACACGCGGCGCCCACGGGAAGAAACGAAGAAGGGCCCCCACACCGTGGAGGCCCTTCATTCACGTCAGTCGCTGTCGAGCGACGTGCGGACTACTTCTTCGCGGGGGCGGCGGCGGGCGCCTTCTTCGTCAGGGACAGGTCCAGGTTCACGGTGACTTCCTCACCCACCGCCACGCCGCCCGTCTCCAGCGCCGTGTTGTAGGTCAGGCCGAAGTCCTTGCGGTTCAGCTTCGTCGTCGCGGCCACGCCCGTGCGGGTGTTGCCCC belongs to Myxococcus fulvus and includes:
- a CDS encoding DUF6982 domain-containing protein; amino-acid sequence: MSDTRAAMREFRFLDEKRKLGSLSPVEEARWGELRGLLGIQDAPADASAWQQPEAAPQGYYGADGQWYAYPAGYDPNQAYAQQAQGYYGADGQWYAYPAGYDPNQAQGYYGADGQWYAYPAGYDPNQAYAQQGYDPNQAYPQQPYDPNQAYAGYPQQGYDPNQAYDPNQAYAQQGYDPNQAYAQQQGYDPNQAYGQQGYDPNQGWPEQTGQDPASAQDPSAYAPQPAAEPENLHLSSDDIDIPALSEPAPWMAPAATAEVSAPVSESASFEDVLEVSETEVASADAQDFEAATPVEVPTSAEDDFSALGGAEEPAAAAHEPESSLESSFADLSLEVETTPDVTETPVLEAQPVEETSLASSEVEVPSSEVELLDASAESEPVLAEDHSSAPVDEAWASAPLAVDPLESSPTEVADANDIIDVGAMESAEPIALDSGDVAEELVLEATEVSDAAPSTVELSGGDVDAGTAAEEISLDASDVSEVSASTGDTEPATQQVPTLEATDAEVWMASTATQATSGEDGASEVESPTFDVAEVGAEAVSTTPLPFSSSTVPSLELRSVQVGPDLQADTIEVDTEAAPASQDAFDLSGSPEEAVPLATAGDFLEPGQFTASAERSLDLPAYGGTEEDWSTQPSELEPLASSAGMASQTDGAGWSSGETSAEGGSAEWSAAAQGSEVIELQPEWASANTEAAQPTWDATGEQTAEAASTEWSTSEAQPEWSAPSEGAPTGELAATSWSAGEAGAEATATDVAVDANSATWSASGTEQAHDTSENTAAQAEWSATEELSVDAVQTDESAPVMESPGAQPEWAATEELPADAVQSEWSASSTEAPAAQAEWAATEELPADAVQAEWSATSTETPAAQAEWAAAEELPADAVQAEWSASSTETPAAQPEWAATEEIPADAVQTEWSATSAETPVTQAEWSATEELPADAVQAEWSATSTETPAAQPEWAATEEIPADAVQTEWSATSAETPVTQAEWSATEELPADAVQAEWSATSAETPAAQSEWAATEELPADAVQAEWSASSTEATATQPEWATTPEIAPDAVQAEPSSSSTEVTSAQPEWAAAPEIAPDAVQTEWTASSSETPAAQADWAAAEELPADAVQAEWSSSTSETPAAQADWAATEELPADAVQAEWSSSTSTETPAAQAEWTATEELPADAVQAEWAATSTETPATQAEWSATEELPADAVQAEWSATEEPPAEAVQAEWSATSTETPAAQPEWAATEELPADAVQSEWSATSTETPAAQPEWAATPEIAPDAVQTEWSAAEELPADAAQTEWSSSTTEAPAAQAEWATTEELPADAVQGEWAATSTEAPAAQAEWAATEELPADAVQAEWAATSTETPAAQSEWAAAEELPADAVQSEWAATSAETPAAQSEWAAAEELPADAVQSEWSATSAETPAAQPEWAAAEELPADAVQSEWSSTETPAVQPEWAAAEELPVDAVQAEWSASSTEAPAAQPEWSATEELPADAVQAEWSATSTEAPVAQAEWAATPDAAAQTNWSATSTETPATQSEWAATEELPADAVQSEWASTPEISPDAVQTDWSASSPAAQPEWATTEELPADAVQAEWSASSTEATAAQPEWSAAEELPADAVQTDWSANSTEAPSAHSQWSATPEIAADAVQTEWSASTAEAPTAQPEWAATEELPADAVQAEWSSTETPAPQPEWSATEELPADAVQSEWSSAQDSSTWNNPEAAQPEWSATAEPSNAQAEWSEAPVDVEPMVELSASEQVPAEPIQAEDVSWAEEPPTAPASSWQAQNGHAFGAPVTDLSASVEEEVPVELEQEQEQELAEIELVEEAPEPTPTPATAVAAAAMSAALRSPYPAPPARATPIATPSLAASPQPLAAVREPLFAAAVPLHADSITSFIEGEHRVIIHTVEGQVKRGTIRDADLLDEVISLEQQSGFAPEQIPGKRVKAIFFMLPAGARQPQAEGQKIRVTFNDGRQVAGFSQDFKSTTPGFFVVPADQRTNTARIFIYRSSVQAVAEG